From one Triticum urartu cultivar G1812 chromosome 3, Tu2.1, whole genome shotgun sequence genomic stretch:
- the LOC125542940 gene encoding protein TWIN LOV 1 isoform X6: MEGEERRLAASLTARYSEWVLEELDELRGSFLLTDPAMPGHPIVYASRGLAALTGYPRRELLGRNARLFQGAATDRAAVSGVREAVRAQRAHQVAILNYRRDGSPHWVLLHLAPVFHAADGRVLHFLAVQVPIAPASSPRRHPGRPPAFAACREEARGEEELPCASHVGEVFVDIDKRGMETRRRLEAEEPRIASGCDKEMALSTANSIFSTLNRYSKLTGLVVCERRCDSVGIPALSSSLNLSLGRIKQSFVLTDRHLPDMPIVYASDAFLSLTGYSREEILGCNCRFLNGPGTSAEVLEEINRHICREEACTVHLLNYRKDGSTFRDLLHVSPIRNSSGKVAFHVWVHLDESAKHDFSGLTPEVWQLGAVGAVRVAVRSLSASVCLSKKMEPVM; the protein is encoded by the exons ATGGAGGGGGAGGAGCGGCGGCTGGCGGCGTCGCTGACGGCGCGGTACTCGGAGTGGGTGCTGGAGGAGCTGGACGAGCTGCGTGGGAGCTTCCTGCTCACGGACCCGGCCATGCCGGGCCACCCCATCGTCTACGCCTCCCGGGGCCTCGCCGCGCTCACGGGCTACCCGCGCCGCGAGCTGCTCGGCCGCAACGCGCGCCTCTTCCAGGGCGCCGCCACCGAccgcgccgccgtctcgggcGTGCGCGAGGCCGTGCGCGCCCAGCGCGCCCACCAGGTCGCCATCCTCAACTACCGCCGCGACGGCTCGCCCCACTGGGTGCTGCTCCATCTCGCGCCCGTCTTCCACGCCGCCGACGGCCGCGTGCTCCACTTCCTCGCCGTCCAGGTGCCCATCGCCCCCGCGTCGTCGCCGCGCCGTCACCCGGGCCGGCCCCCGGCGTTCGCGGCGTGCCGGGAGGAGGCCAGGGGCGAGGAGGAGCTGCCTTGCGCCAGCCACGTAGGGGAGGTGTTTGTGGATATCGATAAGAGAG GTATGGAGACAAGAAGAA GGCTGGAGGCTGAGGAACCGCGTATAGCTAGCGGCTGTGACAAAGAGATGGCTCTAAGCACAGCAAACAGCATCTTCTCTACACTGAACCGCTATAGCAAACTAACTGGTTTGGTGGTTTGTGAGAGGAGATGTGATTCTGTTGGTATCCCAGCACTCAGCTCTTCCTTAAATCTCTCCCTCGGTAGAATCAAACAGAGCTTTGTATT AACTGACCGCCATTTGCCTGACATGCCGATAGTCTATGCTAGTGATGCCTTTCTATCATTAACAG GTTACTCAAGAGAAGAAATATTGGGCTGTAACTGCAGATTCTTAAACGGTCCAGGTACTAGTGCGGAGGTTTTAGAGGAG ATAAATCGGCATATCTGTCGTGAGGAGGCTTGCACAGTGCATTTGCTTAATTACAG GAAAGACGGAAGTACATTCCGTGACCTGCTACATGTGTCTCCCATCCGAAATTCATCGGGCAAG GTCGCATTTCATGTGTGGGTTCACCTTGATGAGAGCGCGAAGCATGATTTTAGTGGGTTGACCCCTGAGGTATGGCAGCTCGGTGCTGTTGGTGCT
- the LOC125542940 gene encoding protein TWIN LOV 1 isoform X2, with translation MEGEERRLAASLTARYSEWVLEELDELRGSFLLTDPAMPGHPIVYASRGLAALTGYPRRELLGRNARLFQGAATDRAAVSGVREAVRAQRAHQVAILNYRRDGSPHWVLLHLAPVFHAADGRVLHFLAVQVPIAPASSPRRHPGRPPAFAACREEARGEEELPCASHVGEVFVDIDKRGMETRRRLEAEEPRIASGCDKEMALSTANSIFSTLNRYSKLTGLVVCERRCDSVGIPALSSSLNLSLGRIKQSFVLTDRHLPDMPIVYASDAFLSLTGKGFCCSNHLTYPGYSREEILGCNCRFLNGPGTSAEVLEEINRHICREEACTVHLLNYRKDGSTFRDLLHVSPIRNSSGKVGLHPFQVAFHVWVHLDESAKHDFSGLTPEVWQLGAVGAVRVAVRSLSASAGSGKIYSLSL, from the exons ATGGAGGGGGAGGAGCGGCGGCTGGCGGCGTCGCTGACGGCGCGGTACTCGGAGTGGGTGCTGGAGGAGCTGGACGAGCTGCGTGGGAGCTTCCTGCTCACGGACCCGGCCATGCCGGGCCACCCCATCGTCTACGCCTCCCGGGGCCTCGCCGCGCTCACGGGCTACCCGCGCCGCGAGCTGCTCGGCCGCAACGCGCGCCTCTTCCAGGGCGCCGCCACCGAccgcgccgccgtctcgggcGTGCGCGAGGCCGTGCGCGCCCAGCGCGCCCACCAGGTCGCCATCCTCAACTACCGCCGCGACGGCTCGCCCCACTGGGTGCTGCTCCATCTCGCGCCCGTCTTCCACGCCGCCGACGGCCGCGTGCTCCACTTCCTCGCCGTCCAGGTGCCCATCGCCCCCGCGTCGTCGCCGCGCCGTCACCCGGGCCGGCCCCCGGCGTTCGCGGCGTGCCGGGAGGAGGCCAGGGGCGAGGAGGAGCTGCCTTGCGCCAGCCACGTAGGGGAGGTGTTTGTGGATATCGATAAGAGAG GTATGGAGACAAGAAGAA GGCTGGAGGCTGAGGAACCGCGTATAGCTAGCGGCTGTGACAAAGAGATGGCTCTAAGCACAGCAAACAGCATCTTCTCTACACTGAACCGCTATAGCAAACTAACTGGTTTGGTGGTTTGTGAGAGGAGATGTGATTCTGTTGGTATCCCAGCACTCAGCTCTTCCTTAAATCTCTCCCTCGGTAGAATCAAACAGAGCTTTGTATT AACTGACCGCCATTTGCCTGACATGCCGATAGTCTATGCTAGTGATGCCTTTCTATCATTAACAG GCAAAGGTTTCTGCTGTTCTAATCATCTTACTTATCCAGGTTACTCAAGAGAAGAAATATTGGGCTGTAACTGCAGATTCTTAAACGGTCCAGGTACTAGTGCGGAGGTTTTAGAGGAG ATAAATCGGCATATCTGTCGTGAGGAGGCTTGCACAGTGCATTTGCTTAATTACAG GAAAGACGGAAGTACATTCCGTGACCTGCTACATGTGTCTCCCATCCGAAATTCATCGGGCAAGGTTGGCTTACATCCTTTTCAG GTCGCATTTCATGTGTGGGTTCACCTTGATGAGAGCGCGAAGCATGATTTTAGTGGGTTGACCCCTGAGGTATGGCAGCTCGGTGCTGTTGGTGCT
- the LOC125542940 gene encoding protein TWIN LOV 1 isoform X1 → MEGEERRLAASLTARYSEWVLEELDELRGSFLLTDPAMPGHPIVYASRGLAALTGYPRRELLGRNARLFQGAATDRAAVSGVREAVRAQRAHQVAILNYRRDGSPHWVLLHLAPVFHAADGRVLHFLAVQVPIAPASSPRRHPGRPPAFAACREEARGEEELPCASHVGEVFVDIDKRGMETRRRLEAEEPRIASGCDKEMALSTANSIFSTLNRYSKLTGLVVCERRCDSVGIPALSSSLNLSLGRIKQSFVLTDRHLPDMPIVYASDAFLSLTGKGFCCSNHLTYPGYSREEILGCNCRFLNGPGTSAEVLEEINRHICREEACTVHLLNYRKDGSTFRDLLHVSPIRNSSGKVGLHPFQVAFHVWVHLDESAKHDFSGLTPEVWQLGAVGAVRVAVRSLSASVCLSKKMEPVM, encoded by the exons ATGGAGGGGGAGGAGCGGCGGCTGGCGGCGTCGCTGACGGCGCGGTACTCGGAGTGGGTGCTGGAGGAGCTGGACGAGCTGCGTGGGAGCTTCCTGCTCACGGACCCGGCCATGCCGGGCCACCCCATCGTCTACGCCTCCCGGGGCCTCGCCGCGCTCACGGGCTACCCGCGCCGCGAGCTGCTCGGCCGCAACGCGCGCCTCTTCCAGGGCGCCGCCACCGAccgcgccgccgtctcgggcGTGCGCGAGGCCGTGCGCGCCCAGCGCGCCCACCAGGTCGCCATCCTCAACTACCGCCGCGACGGCTCGCCCCACTGGGTGCTGCTCCATCTCGCGCCCGTCTTCCACGCCGCCGACGGCCGCGTGCTCCACTTCCTCGCCGTCCAGGTGCCCATCGCCCCCGCGTCGTCGCCGCGCCGTCACCCGGGCCGGCCCCCGGCGTTCGCGGCGTGCCGGGAGGAGGCCAGGGGCGAGGAGGAGCTGCCTTGCGCCAGCCACGTAGGGGAGGTGTTTGTGGATATCGATAAGAGAG GTATGGAGACAAGAAGAA GGCTGGAGGCTGAGGAACCGCGTATAGCTAGCGGCTGTGACAAAGAGATGGCTCTAAGCACAGCAAACAGCATCTTCTCTACACTGAACCGCTATAGCAAACTAACTGGTTTGGTGGTTTGTGAGAGGAGATGTGATTCTGTTGGTATCCCAGCACTCAGCTCTTCCTTAAATCTCTCCCTCGGTAGAATCAAACAGAGCTTTGTATT AACTGACCGCCATTTGCCTGACATGCCGATAGTCTATGCTAGTGATGCCTTTCTATCATTAACAG GCAAAGGTTTCTGCTGTTCTAATCATCTTACTTATCCAGGTTACTCAAGAGAAGAAATATTGGGCTGTAACTGCAGATTCTTAAACGGTCCAGGTACTAGTGCGGAGGTTTTAGAGGAG ATAAATCGGCATATCTGTCGTGAGGAGGCTTGCACAGTGCATTTGCTTAATTACAG GAAAGACGGAAGTACATTCCGTGACCTGCTACATGTGTCTCCCATCCGAAATTCATCGGGCAAGGTTGGCTTACATCCTTTTCAG GTCGCATTTCATGTGTGGGTTCACCTTGATGAGAGCGCGAAGCATGATTTTAGTGGGTTGACCCCTGAGGTATGGCAGCTCGGTGCTGTTGGTGCT
- the LOC125542940 gene encoding protein TWIN LOV 1 isoform X3: MEGEERRLAASLTARYSEWVLEELDELRGSFLLTDPAMPGHPIVYASRGLAALTGYPRRELLGRNARLFQGAATDRAAVSGVREAVRAQRAHQVAILNYRRDGSPHWVLLHLAPVFHAADGRVLHFLAVQVPIAPASSPRRHPGRPPAFAACREEARGEEELPCASHVGEVFVDIDKRGLEAEEPRIASGCDKEMALSTANSIFSTLNRYSKLTGLVVCERRCDSVGIPALSSSLNLSLGRIKQSFVLTDRHLPDMPIVYASDAFLSLTGKGFCCSNHLTYPGYSREEILGCNCRFLNGPGTSAEVLEEINRHICREEACTVHLLNYRKDGSTFRDLLHVSPIRNSSGKVGLHPFQVAFHVWVHLDESAKHDFSGLTPEVWQLGAVGAVRVAVRSLSASVCLSKKMEPVM, encoded by the exons ATGGAGGGGGAGGAGCGGCGGCTGGCGGCGTCGCTGACGGCGCGGTACTCGGAGTGGGTGCTGGAGGAGCTGGACGAGCTGCGTGGGAGCTTCCTGCTCACGGACCCGGCCATGCCGGGCCACCCCATCGTCTACGCCTCCCGGGGCCTCGCCGCGCTCACGGGCTACCCGCGCCGCGAGCTGCTCGGCCGCAACGCGCGCCTCTTCCAGGGCGCCGCCACCGAccgcgccgccgtctcgggcGTGCGCGAGGCCGTGCGCGCCCAGCGCGCCCACCAGGTCGCCATCCTCAACTACCGCCGCGACGGCTCGCCCCACTGGGTGCTGCTCCATCTCGCGCCCGTCTTCCACGCCGCCGACGGCCGCGTGCTCCACTTCCTCGCCGTCCAGGTGCCCATCGCCCCCGCGTCGTCGCCGCGCCGTCACCCGGGCCGGCCCCCGGCGTTCGCGGCGTGCCGGGAGGAGGCCAGGGGCGAGGAGGAGCTGCCTTGCGCCAGCCACGTAGGGGAGGTGTTTGTGGATATCGATAAGAGAG GGCTGGAGGCTGAGGAACCGCGTATAGCTAGCGGCTGTGACAAAGAGATGGCTCTAAGCACAGCAAACAGCATCTTCTCTACACTGAACCGCTATAGCAAACTAACTGGTTTGGTGGTTTGTGAGAGGAGATGTGATTCTGTTGGTATCCCAGCACTCAGCTCTTCCTTAAATCTCTCCCTCGGTAGAATCAAACAGAGCTTTGTATT AACTGACCGCCATTTGCCTGACATGCCGATAGTCTATGCTAGTGATGCCTTTCTATCATTAACAG GCAAAGGTTTCTGCTGTTCTAATCATCTTACTTATCCAGGTTACTCAAGAGAAGAAATATTGGGCTGTAACTGCAGATTCTTAAACGGTCCAGGTACTAGTGCGGAGGTTTTAGAGGAG ATAAATCGGCATATCTGTCGTGAGGAGGCTTGCACAGTGCATTTGCTTAATTACAG GAAAGACGGAAGTACATTCCGTGACCTGCTACATGTGTCTCCCATCCGAAATTCATCGGGCAAGGTTGGCTTACATCCTTTTCAG GTCGCATTTCATGTGTGGGTTCACCTTGATGAGAGCGCGAAGCATGATTTTAGTGGGTTGACCCCTGAGGTATGGCAGCTCGGTGCTGTTGGTGCT
- the LOC125542940 gene encoding protein TWIN LOV 1 isoform X4, producing MEGEERRLAASLTARYSEWVLEELDELRGSFLLTDPAMPGHPIVYASRGLAALTGYPRRELLGRNARLFQGAATDRAAVSGVREAVRAQRAHQVAILNYRRDGSPHWVLLHLAPVFHAADGRVLHFLAVQVPIAPASSPRRHPGRPPAFAACREEARGEEELPCASHVGEVFVDIDKRGMETRRRLEAEEPRIASGCDKEMALSTANSIFSTLNRYSKLTGLVVCERRCDSVGIPALSSSLNLSLGRIKQSFVLTDRHLPDMPIVYASDAFLSLTGKGFCCSNHLTYPGYSREEILGCNCRFLNGPGTSAEVLEEINRHICREEACTVHLLNYRKDGSTFRDLLHVSPIRNSSGKVAFHVWVHLDESAKHDFSGLTPEVWQLGAVGAVRVAVRSLSASVCLSKKMEPVM from the exons ATGGAGGGGGAGGAGCGGCGGCTGGCGGCGTCGCTGACGGCGCGGTACTCGGAGTGGGTGCTGGAGGAGCTGGACGAGCTGCGTGGGAGCTTCCTGCTCACGGACCCGGCCATGCCGGGCCACCCCATCGTCTACGCCTCCCGGGGCCTCGCCGCGCTCACGGGCTACCCGCGCCGCGAGCTGCTCGGCCGCAACGCGCGCCTCTTCCAGGGCGCCGCCACCGAccgcgccgccgtctcgggcGTGCGCGAGGCCGTGCGCGCCCAGCGCGCCCACCAGGTCGCCATCCTCAACTACCGCCGCGACGGCTCGCCCCACTGGGTGCTGCTCCATCTCGCGCCCGTCTTCCACGCCGCCGACGGCCGCGTGCTCCACTTCCTCGCCGTCCAGGTGCCCATCGCCCCCGCGTCGTCGCCGCGCCGTCACCCGGGCCGGCCCCCGGCGTTCGCGGCGTGCCGGGAGGAGGCCAGGGGCGAGGAGGAGCTGCCTTGCGCCAGCCACGTAGGGGAGGTGTTTGTGGATATCGATAAGAGAG GTATGGAGACAAGAAGAA GGCTGGAGGCTGAGGAACCGCGTATAGCTAGCGGCTGTGACAAAGAGATGGCTCTAAGCACAGCAAACAGCATCTTCTCTACACTGAACCGCTATAGCAAACTAACTGGTTTGGTGGTTTGTGAGAGGAGATGTGATTCTGTTGGTATCCCAGCACTCAGCTCTTCCTTAAATCTCTCCCTCGGTAGAATCAAACAGAGCTTTGTATT AACTGACCGCCATTTGCCTGACATGCCGATAGTCTATGCTAGTGATGCCTTTCTATCATTAACAG GCAAAGGTTTCTGCTGTTCTAATCATCTTACTTATCCAGGTTACTCAAGAGAAGAAATATTGGGCTGTAACTGCAGATTCTTAAACGGTCCAGGTACTAGTGCGGAGGTTTTAGAGGAG ATAAATCGGCATATCTGTCGTGAGGAGGCTTGCACAGTGCATTTGCTTAATTACAG GAAAGACGGAAGTACATTCCGTGACCTGCTACATGTGTCTCCCATCCGAAATTCATCGGGCAAG GTCGCATTTCATGTGTGGGTTCACCTTGATGAGAGCGCGAAGCATGATTTTAGTGGGTTGACCCCTGAGGTATGGCAGCTCGGTGCTGTTGGTGCT
- the LOC125542940 gene encoding protein TWIN LOV 1 isoform X7, whose protein sequence is MEGEERRLAASLTARYSEWVLEELDELRGSFLLTDPAMPGHPIVYASRGLAALTGYPRRELLGRNARLFQGAATDRAAVSGVREAVRAQRAHQVAILNYRRDGSPHWVLLHLAPVFHAADGRVLHFLAVQVPIAPASSPRRHPGRPPAFAACREEARGEEELPCASHVGEVFVDIDKRGLEAEEPRIASGCDKEMALSTANSIFSTLNRYSKLTGLVVCERRCDSVGIPALSSSLNLSLGRIKQSFVLTDRHLPDMPIVYASDAFLSLTGYSREEILGCNCRFLNGPGTSAEVLEEINRHICREEACTVHLLNYRKDGSTFRDLLHVSPIRNSSGKVAFHVWVHLDESAKHDFSGLTPEVWQLGAVGAVRVAVRSLSASGSLLRPSQ, encoded by the exons ATGGAGGGGGAGGAGCGGCGGCTGGCGGCGTCGCTGACGGCGCGGTACTCGGAGTGGGTGCTGGAGGAGCTGGACGAGCTGCGTGGGAGCTTCCTGCTCACGGACCCGGCCATGCCGGGCCACCCCATCGTCTACGCCTCCCGGGGCCTCGCCGCGCTCACGGGCTACCCGCGCCGCGAGCTGCTCGGCCGCAACGCGCGCCTCTTCCAGGGCGCCGCCACCGAccgcgccgccgtctcgggcGTGCGCGAGGCCGTGCGCGCCCAGCGCGCCCACCAGGTCGCCATCCTCAACTACCGCCGCGACGGCTCGCCCCACTGGGTGCTGCTCCATCTCGCGCCCGTCTTCCACGCCGCCGACGGCCGCGTGCTCCACTTCCTCGCCGTCCAGGTGCCCATCGCCCCCGCGTCGTCGCCGCGCCGTCACCCGGGCCGGCCCCCGGCGTTCGCGGCGTGCCGGGAGGAGGCCAGGGGCGAGGAGGAGCTGCCTTGCGCCAGCCACGTAGGGGAGGTGTTTGTGGATATCGATAAGAGAG GGCTGGAGGCTGAGGAACCGCGTATAGCTAGCGGCTGTGACAAAGAGATGGCTCTAAGCACAGCAAACAGCATCTTCTCTACACTGAACCGCTATAGCAAACTAACTGGTTTGGTGGTTTGTGAGAGGAGATGTGATTCTGTTGGTATCCCAGCACTCAGCTCTTCCTTAAATCTCTCCCTCGGTAGAATCAAACAGAGCTTTGTATT AACTGACCGCCATTTGCCTGACATGCCGATAGTCTATGCTAGTGATGCCTTTCTATCATTAACAG GTTACTCAAGAGAAGAAATATTGGGCTGTAACTGCAGATTCTTAAACGGTCCAGGTACTAGTGCGGAGGTTTTAGAGGAG ATAAATCGGCATATCTGTCGTGAGGAGGCTTGCACAGTGCATTTGCTTAATTACAG GAAAGACGGAAGTACATTCCGTGACCTGCTACATGTGTCTCCCATCCGAAATTCATCGGGCAAG GTCGCATTTCATGTGTGGGTTCACCTTGATGAGAGCGCGAAGCATGATTTTAGTGGGTTGACCCCTGAGGTATGGCAGCTCGGTGCTGTTGGTGCT
- the LOC125542940 gene encoding protein TWIN LOV 1 isoform X5 translates to MEGEERRLAASLTARYSEWVLEELDELRGSFLLTDPAMPGHPIVYASRGLAALTGYPRRELLGRNARLFQGAATDRAAVSGVREAVRAQRAHQVAILNYRRDGSPHWVLLHLAPVFHAADGRVLHFLAVQVPIAPASSPRRHPGRPPAFAACREEARGEEELPCASHVGEVFVDIDKRGMETRRRLEAEEPRIASGCDKEMALSTANSIFSTLNRYSKLTGLVVCERRCDSVGIPALSSSLNLSLGRIKQSFVLTDRHLPDMPIVYASDAFLSLTGYSREEILGCNCRFLNGPGTSAEVLEEINRHICREEACTVHLLNYRKDGSTFRDLLHVSPIRNSSGKVGLHPFQVAFHVWVHLDESAKHDFSGLTPEVWQLGAVGAVRVAVRSLSASVCLSKKMEPVM, encoded by the exons ATGGAGGGGGAGGAGCGGCGGCTGGCGGCGTCGCTGACGGCGCGGTACTCGGAGTGGGTGCTGGAGGAGCTGGACGAGCTGCGTGGGAGCTTCCTGCTCACGGACCCGGCCATGCCGGGCCACCCCATCGTCTACGCCTCCCGGGGCCTCGCCGCGCTCACGGGCTACCCGCGCCGCGAGCTGCTCGGCCGCAACGCGCGCCTCTTCCAGGGCGCCGCCACCGAccgcgccgccgtctcgggcGTGCGCGAGGCCGTGCGCGCCCAGCGCGCCCACCAGGTCGCCATCCTCAACTACCGCCGCGACGGCTCGCCCCACTGGGTGCTGCTCCATCTCGCGCCCGTCTTCCACGCCGCCGACGGCCGCGTGCTCCACTTCCTCGCCGTCCAGGTGCCCATCGCCCCCGCGTCGTCGCCGCGCCGTCACCCGGGCCGGCCCCCGGCGTTCGCGGCGTGCCGGGAGGAGGCCAGGGGCGAGGAGGAGCTGCCTTGCGCCAGCCACGTAGGGGAGGTGTTTGTGGATATCGATAAGAGAG GTATGGAGACAAGAAGAA GGCTGGAGGCTGAGGAACCGCGTATAGCTAGCGGCTGTGACAAAGAGATGGCTCTAAGCACAGCAAACAGCATCTTCTCTACACTGAACCGCTATAGCAAACTAACTGGTTTGGTGGTTTGTGAGAGGAGATGTGATTCTGTTGGTATCCCAGCACTCAGCTCTTCCTTAAATCTCTCCCTCGGTAGAATCAAACAGAGCTTTGTATT AACTGACCGCCATTTGCCTGACATGCCGATAGTCTATGCTAGTGATGCCTTTCTATCATTAACAG GTTACTCAAGAGAAGAAATATTGGGCTGTAACTGCAGATTCTTAAACGGTCCAGGTACTAGTGCGGAGGTTTTAGAGGAG ATAAATCGGCATATCTGTCGTGAGGAGGCTTGCACAGTGCATTTGCTTAATTACAG GAAAGACGGAAGTACATTCCGTGACCTGCTACATGTGTCTCCCATCCGAAATTCATCGGGCAAGGTTGGCTTACATCCTTTTCAG GTCGCATTTCATGTGTGGGTTCACCTTGATGAGAGCGCGAAGCATGATTTTAGTGGGTTGACCCCTGAGGTATGGCAGCTCGGTGCTGTTGGTGCT